The Tachysurus vachellii isolate PV-2020 chromosome 15, HZAU_Pvac_v1, whole genome shotgun sequence nucleotide sequence CACCTTCAGCACTGACAATGCCTGCGATGTGCTCAGGTCCCGATAGGCATGAAAATCCGGGTGAAGTTCACCATGTTCCGTCTGAAGGAACCGGGCGTGAACATCCGCGTTTGCAGCAAAGACTACGTGCAGATCAACGGCACAAAGTaagatttacttttttatatattttacttattacttaaaaaaatcctttcagaCTGATTTACTAAACATGTCATTTTACTGAATTAGATTCACGATGTTTTAGACTAGAGTAAGTGTATATCATAAGTAGGTATTATAATATAGTAGGTGTATATAATAAGTAGGTATTCtttatttgggggaaaaacgTGATTCAAAACTATGAGTTCAGTCACAGTTTTCACACCTGAGATGTTCACACATTTTATTGTAACATATGTCGAGGATTTGTTCTATTCTACCACTAGTTTTGGGAATATTTCTACTTCCACATGAGTATGAATGTAGTTCACTTTaccttttaattcattttatcgCACATGGAAATGCCCTGTTTTTCCCTGATGTTTTGCAATCACCTTAGTTGCataatgtttatattgtacATTAAGGGTTAGGGGTGTGATTCCTGCCTCTCcatgtgtgcttttgtgtatggagtttgcatgttgtctTTGTGCTTCTTTGGTTTCTTCTGGGTAATCTGGTTTCCTATCCACTtgcactgtaggctgattgacatctAAAATTTAATGTAATGTGTGGCGTATTTAATGTAATGTGTGGGTTGccagttattcatttatttacacagttATGTGTCTAAACAAGCTAAGGGATGTGTGTATTGCAAACCATAAGAAAGACAACggtgtttatttttgcttgtgtgtaAGGTACTGTGGGGAAAGATCTTCCCTGGCTCTGAACAGCAACTCCAACACCATGCTGATAACCTTCCATTCAGACGGCTCGTACACGGACAAAGGCTTCAGAGCCCAATACAAAGCTTACGACCCACAGAACCGTAAGCCAATCTGGATTCTATTACATTCGATGTTTTAATATACAATCAATCTGCAAACCTTTAATAGTCAAAGAGTTTTAGTGGTTGATGCTGCTTGGGTGTCAGAAATGCTgaatattagtagtagtagcctttatatTTCCATTGTATGTCCATAAACTTTTAATtgatctgtttctctgtctgtctgtctgtctgtctgtctgtctgtctgtctgtctgtctgtctctctgtgcgtAGCTTGTCCGGGTCAGTTTACCTGTGCCACAGGTTTCTGCATTTCCAAAGAGCTGCAGTGCGATGGGTGGAACGACTGTGGAGACATGAGCGACGAGAAAAAGTGTCGTAAGtgccaaaataaaaatgtatctaAAATAAGCAACTGAAAATCAAACGCTTTATTTAAAAGGTCATCCACCTGgaatgtactgtagtataaaaAAACTTGGGTAACGTAATTAGTTTGCAATTTAGAATGTGTAATAATGATAGGATAGAGAGCTTATGTGTGTGTCCTTCTTCCAGAATGCGAGGATGACCACTTTGTATGTGCCAATGGCATATGTAAACCTAAATACTCGGTGTGTGACCAAGTGAACGACTGCGGAGACAACAGTGATGAAAAAGGCTGCAGTGAGTACTTTATTGTGGAAAAATAACTAAAGTAAATACTGGTTTTCCATACATGATGGAAGTAGCCCTTATAGCTCATCTTCACACATTTCTGAGGAAGAAGATTAACTTTTATCCATTAAAAAGCCAATGGGAATGCAAACCTTGCGCTGATTTGTAGATATATGTCATGTTTGCTTTGATAAGAACTCAGGGAGGAACAGTAAGACTTATAAAACATGGACAACCCAGTATTGCTGTTCTGAGTACATGAGATTACTAAAGTGGAATGGACTTCAAGACCCAGACGGACACATTCACGAATTTAAAACCTGTGATCTGtggatagctgtgtgtgtgtgtgtgtgtgtgtgtgtgtgtgtgtgtgtgtgtgtgtgtgtgtgtgtgtgtgtgtgtgtgtgttttaataattcaacattttatgatatattaataaatacgcTTGCATGAATTTTATCTGGGTTTTCTGGTTTCTTCCCGCTGTCTAACAGGTAGGCTGTGCTAAATTATCCCTAGGTgcaaatatttgtttgtgtgtgttttccacttTATACCTACagttacatctctctctctctctctctctctctctctctctctctctttctctagccTGTGGGAAGAATCAGCTCCGTTGTGGTGATGGCACCTGTTTGCCTCAGACTGTGAAGTGTAATGGGAAGAAAGACTGTACAGATGGCAGCGATGAAGCCTCCTGTAAAGAGTGTAAGTGAACTTCCAGACATCCATCTGTCTATTTAACAACATTGTCATGCTTTTTGATGCTTTGACATGACGCTTCAGCATCACTTACAGGATATTCAATTAGGCGTGTTCCAAAGTGCACAAAGCATTTTGTGTAGGCAGGAAAATTTCTTCAAAACAATTGTTAAATGAATTCTGCTGCTGAAAGGACAGGTGTAGACGGGTATGGAGACTTTCAGAGTCTTTTTCAAAGCCCAGATGTACAAGTGTAAAAGATGTACAGATGTAGAAGTACGGAAGGAGAGAaagttttaaaagaaagaacggtGTGGAGAGAAAGGtttgagaaaagaaagaaaggtcgGAAGAAAGAAAGTAACGAGGGAAAGGTTAGAAGACAGAACAGAGGGTGAGAATGGTTGGAAGAAAGaatggagggagagaaaggtTGGAAGAAAGAATGGAGGGAGAGAAAGTTtggaagacagaaagaaagaaaagagaaaagttgGAAGCaataacaaagagagagaggttggaAGAAAGaatggagggagagaaaggtTGGAAGAAAGAAGGTAAAGAGAGAAAAGTTGGAACAAAGAACGGAGGGAGAGAAAGGTTGGAAGAaataacagaaagagagaaagtctggaagaaagaaagaaaagagaaaagttggaagaaagaaagaaaagagggcAAGGTTGGAAGAAAGAACGGAGGGAGAGAAAGGTTGgaagaaataacagaaaaagagaaagtctggaagaaagaaagaaaagagaaaagttggaagaaagaaagaaaagagggcAAGGTTGGAAGAAAGAACGGAGGGAGAGAAAGGTTGGAAGAAAGaatggagggagagaaaggttggaagaaagaaagaaagaaagaaagaaagaaagaaagaaagaaaagttggtagaaataacagaaagagagaaaggttgGAAGAAAGAATGGAGGGAGAGAAAagttggaagaaagaaagaaaagagaaaagttggaacaaagaaagaaaacagagaaaggttggaagaaataacaaaaagagagaaaggtttgagaaaagaaagaaaagagagaaatgttgaaagaaagaaagaaaagagggaaaggttggaagaaagaacagagggagagaaaggttGGAAGAAAGAAGAATAAATCTAACACACCACTCCAAAATCTCTCATACTGTAGCTGTTCAGTTGGACTGAGACGTGGTGACTGTGCAGGTCATTGCATGTGATTCACATCATATTCATCCACATTTACATGGCATCACAGAGCCACTCATTTTTGTGTGAGTTTAGTAAGTTCCTGAAGCACAAACAGGAAGCACTACTCCAGATGGCTGTCTGTTGCTCATTTCAGAAGGATTTCATGAGCTATTTCTGCTTTAACTCTTACACCTTCTGCCACGTTTAAGttccactgaacactgactcagctcagtacaacacacacacacacacacacacacacacacacacacaggtggtcAGAGTTTGTCATTTGCTTGCTGTATTGAATCATCACCATCTTTCACTtgtgtctctctcccacactctctctcattcttcagCAGGTTTGGTTTGAAGCATGTGCATAATGTAAAGCTGATAAGTTGCCTAGTATCTATGTAAGGTTTTCTAGCATCTATTGAGCACTAGTTGTGATCGATAACAATCTCTGGCTACAGAGAAACTTCCAGGTTCCAGCTCTGTTTAACTCCCACTTTAACTCCCACTTTTAACCAGTGGCCTTCGGAACAAATGAGGCTCTTTAAAATGTTCCAGTGGATAATTAGCACAGGGTTACTAAACTCTCCACCAGCAGACAGTACGTTAAACGGTTCTGCAGTTGAGTTAAAAAGGTATTTATGACATAGAAATGTATTACATGCAGATATTTCAGTGTCTGGTAAGAATTCATGGTACATGATTAGGCTATTGAACAGCTTCTTTCAAATGGTAAAGGAAATATTTCAAGACATCAGGAGGCAGGGAGAATTTTtcaaaaggaaggaagagaaaaagggagaaaggaaggaagaagaaaggGAGGAAcggaagaagagaaagaacgGAAGGATTAAAAAgttggaaggaagaaagaaaagagagaaaagtcggaagaaataacagaaagagagaaaagttggaagaaagaaagaaaagagagaaaggttggaagaaagaacagaaagagagaatgtttggaagaaagaaagaaaagagagaaaggttggaagaaagaacagaaagatagaaaggttggaagaaagaaagaaagaaagaaagaaagaaagaaaagagagaaaagtagAAGGAAAAGAGCGAAaagtataaagaaagaaagaaagaaagaaagaaagaaagaaagaaagaaaggagagaaaagttggaagaaagaacagagggagagaaaagttggaagaaaggaaaaaagagagaaaagttggaagaaagaaagaaaagagagaaaggttggaagaaagaaagaaaagagggaaaggTTAGAAGAAAtatcagaaagacagaaaggttggaagaacaaaagaaaagggAGAAAAGTTGGAAGAAAGAacggaaagaaagaagggatgGGTGGAGGGACGGAAAAGGCAGAACGGTGTAATGAACAGTCAGAAAGGAATAGGTGAACAGTcagaaaggaaggaatgaaCAGGCAGGAAGGAAGGTAGATAAGGTATAAAGGAAGGTAGATAAGGTATAAAGGAAGGTAGATAAGGCAGAATGAAAGGCAGACACGAAGGACAAGCGAAAATGAAAAGTATGGAGGAAGAAAGTAAAACGACAGGATATTGCAGTTCCTTCCTTTGCTTTATCAACATAACTTTTTCTCTTCCAGCTTTGGGAATGTGCACAGATTTCACCTTCACCTGTGGAAATGGCAATTGTGTGAACAAACTCAACGCTGAGTGTGATAAAGTCACCGACTGCTCTGATGGGTCTGATGAGAAGGGCTGTGGTGAGTCTCTGTCCCTCACTGCTTAATGCTAGTCCTGTTAGCGCTGTTAGCCTTAACGCTGTTAGCCTTTCTGCTCTAATGTACACACTGACCTCAGCAAGAcatcattcatttctttcagGCTCATTTTAGACATAGTGCCGATTTCATCGTTAAACCTCTTAGTTTCGAGATTTGACAACAATGACATAATTGCAAAGCTTTATTCTGATGGATAATTAGCATTATTTGTAGCAAGCAAGCCTGCTAGTTGCGTTAGCAATCCTTCTATATAGTGTAAAGGAAACAGAGCTATGAAGCACTATGGCATAGTTATGAGCATGAGATCATTATTTCACTTACTTAACCCCCAATTAAATTTGTCCTGTATATTTTAGGTTGGTTCGtatctttgtttgttgttttctttcagaTTGTGGACAGCGACCGTACAAACACAACCGCATAGTCGGGGGGCAGAATGCTGATGTGGGCGAATGGCCGTGGCAGGTCAGCCTACACTACCAAACCAGCGGGCACGTCTGCGGCGCCTCCATCATCTCTAACAAATGGTTGCTCACTGCCGCTCACTGCTTCATGACTGGAGACCCTGTGTAAGTACaaccaaaagaaaaatccaTATCAGTCACATTTAAACCTACCCCAAAGGCAGTTAACCAAAACATGTAGTGTCTGATATAATGTCAAGCACAAATGTTCATTTTCATACTATAACACACTTGGGCTCATCCTGTTACAGAACCGTAATGAACAACAGAATGCTGGAGTTAGTCGTACCACCCCGAGGTTTGTTTTCTAACAACAGTGcagtttgtttttcctttttttttaatttcttgaagaataataacacattttacCCTTTTTatctgaagtgaagtgaagtgaagtgaaagtgacatacagctaggtacggtgacccatactcagaatatgttttctgcatttaacccatccaaagtgcacacacacagcagtgaacacacacaccgtgaacacacacccggagcagtgggcaaccatttatgctgcggcgcccggggagcagtcggGGTGTTTCGGTGCCTTGTTCaaaggcacctcagtcatggctgGCTCGAGACTCAaatccacaaccttagggttaaggagtcagactctctaaccattaggccacgacttttaTACTTCTGTTTAACAATGTTGGTGACATTtctgcaaaccaaaataaattcCTTTCTTGAAGTTAATATGACAAATAATCCAGTTTACAGACAAACTGCTGAACGTaactccatccatcctttcagaCAGACTGAAGACTTCTTCcattaacatttacttttatcATTTAGCAAACGCTTTTAAACGAAGcaacttacaaaaaaataaacaaacattcctACTACAGTAAATCGAATCGTAgctcaaggtttcttttttctttgttaaataagcCTGTTAGAGGTTTAGACTATGTGGTGTACAATGAGTATGAGATGATATGCATGTTATTGGGTTCTTTATTACAAAGTGAGTTAATCGGTGCTGtcttgctgtgataaatattGACATGTTTGAACATAATGTCGCAAATAATTCCAGTCCTGAAGCTTGTATTTCAGAGCACTCTCCAGCAGGTGGAGCAATAAAGCTGTTTTTTCACCCCCCCAGTCCTTCCGACTTCCTTCACTGTCATTTACCTGCTCCCAGTGCTACATTCAGCTCATTACCATGCAGTGTCACAAGGATTTTAGAACAGGGATACAGAGAAATGTGTAGTGCAGGGGAAACTCAAAAAACAGGATGGGGAAAACATTGTGCTAAAGTGTGACAGTGTGAAGCGGTGTGCTAAAgtgtaaaatgtacaaaagtgtTTTGCTTTGTTCCTGCGTGGCCcttggagaaaaaagaaaaaaaaaacaccaggcaACAATCTCCTGAAGAAAGATCTCCAGGGCTTTTAGTCTAAAGTTAGTTTGAGAAAGCATTTAGATTTGTAGAGTTGTATTTAAAAGGGTGCTTTGGATATTAAATATCTGAAACCAAAAGCATACAAAAATGCATGTAAATATCAAAAACAATTTTAggtcattttctctttctttcagttcattttcagcccacctctctctgcccccaaaaaaaaaaaaaaaaaaaaaggaaaagaaaacatctaAAAATGGTCAGTAAGGCTAATCTCTCCACTTTATTTCCATAGGTACCGTGAGACAGAGAACTGGATGACATACAGCGGAATGAACGATCagcaaagagaagagaatacTGTGCAGATGCGAGAATTGAAGACCATCATTACACACAGCGACTACAACCAGATGACATTCGATAACGATATTGCAGTACTGGAACTGAAGGAGCCACTGGAGTTCACCAGCACTGTTCATCCCGTGTGTCTGCCCTCCAGCTCACATGTCTTCCCACCTGGGATGCCCTGCTGGGTGACTGGCTGGGGAGCACTTCGGGAGGCAGGTGAGTAATCAGGTGATCAAGGAGTGAGTGAAGGGAAGTGGTCAGGGAAGGAGGTGAGTGAAGGGAGGTGGTCAGGGAAGGAGGTGAGTGAAGGGAGGTGGTCAGGGAAGGAGGTGAGTGAAGGGAGGTGGTCAGGGAAGGAGGTGAGTGAAGGGAGGTGGTCAGGGAAGGAGGTGAGTGAAGGGAGGTGGTCAGGGAAGGAGGTGAGTGAAGGGAGGTGGTCAGGGAAGGAGGTGAGTGAAGGGAGGTGGTCAGGGAAGGAGGTGAGTGAAGGGAGGTGGTCAGGGAAGGAGGTGAGTGAAGGGAGGTGGTCAGGGAAGGAGGTGAGTGAAGGGAGGTGGTCAGGGAAGGAGGTGAGTGAAGGGAGGTGGTCAGGGAAGGAGGTGAGTAAAGGGAGGTGGTCAGGGAAGGTGGTGAGTATAGGAGGGTCATCAGGGAAGGAGGTGAGTGAAGGGAGGTGGTCAGGGAAGGAGGTGAGTGAAGGGAGGTGGTCAGGGAAGGTGGTGAGTGAAGGGAGGTGGTCAGGGAAGGAGGTGAGTATAGGAGGGTCATCAGGGAAGGAGTTGAGTGAAGGGAGGTGGTCAGGGAAGGAGGTGAGTAAAGGGAGGTGGTCAGGGAAGGTGGTGAGTGAAGGGAGGTGATCAGGGAAGGAGGTGAGTATGGGAGGGTCATCAGGGAAGGAGGTGAGTGAAGGGAGGTGGTCAGGGAAGGAGGTGAGTAAAGGGAGGTGGTCAGGGAAGGTGGTGAGTGAAGGGAGGTGGTCAGGGAAGGAGGTGAGTGAAGGGAGGTGGTCAGGGAAGGAGGTGAATATGGGAGGATCATCAGGGAAGGAGGTGAGTGAAGGGAGGTGGTCAGGGAAGGAGGTGAGTGAAGGGAGGTGGTCAGGGAAGGAGGTGAGTGAAGGGAGGTGGTCAGGGAAGGAGGTGAGTAAAGGGAGGTGGTCAGGGAAGGTGGTGAGTATAGGAGGGTCATCAGGGAAGGAGGTGAGTGAAGGGAGGTGGTCAGGGAAGGAGGTGAGTGAAGGGAGGTGGTCAGGGAAGGAGGTGAGTGAAGGGAGGTGGTCAGGGAAGGAGGTGAGTGAAGGGAGGTGGTCAGGGAAGGAGGTGAGTATAGGAGGGTCATCAGGGAAGGAGGTGAGTGAAGGGAGGTGGTCAGGGAAGGAGGTGAGTAAAGGGAGGTGGTCAGGGAAGGTGGTGAGTGAAGGGAGGTGGTCAGGGAAGGAGGTGAGTATGGGAGGGTCATCAGGGAAGGAGGTGAGTGAAGGGAGGTGGTCAGGGAAGGAGGTGAGTAAAGGGAGGTGGTCAGGGAAGGTGGTGAGTGAAGGGAGGTGGTCAGGGAAGGAGGTGAGTGAAGGGAGGTGGTCAGGGAAGGAGGTGAATATGGGAGGATCATCAGGGAAGGAGGTGAGTGAAGGGAGGTGGTCAGGGAAGGAGGTGAGTGAAGGGAGGTGGTCAGGGAAGGAGGTGAGTATGGGAGGGTCATCAGGGAAGGAGGTGAGTGAAGGGAGGTGGTCAGGGAAGGAGGTGAGTGAAGGGAGGTGGTCAGGGAAGGAGGTGAGTGAAGGGAGGTGGTCAGGGAAGGAGGTGAGTGAAGGGAGGTGGTCAGGGAAGGAGGTGAGTATGGGAGGGTCATCAGGGAAGGAGGTGAGTGCAAGTGGTCATTAGGGATGGAtaatttttttgccattttgtcTCAGCTAACCTCCAAGTAAGTCCAGGTTCAATGGAATCATcaatcagatgtgtgtgtgtgtgtgtgtgtgtgtgtgtgtgtgtgtgtgtgtgtgtgttcatttcagGAATCACTGCCTTTGTTCTACAGAAAGCGATGGTGAAGATCATTAATGACTCAGTTTGTGATTCAATAACGGAGGGTCAGGTGACCTCACGCATGTTGTGCAGCGGCTTCCTTACTGGAGGTGTGGATGCTTGCCAGGTATAGAGgaacacacactaaacattactaatatatatatatatatataccttacataaacacacctatcatgttctctgttctgtttgtttaagCTTTAAGCTGTATTGGCATGGCCACATTTGGTTTACAATATTCAAAGAATCAGTGAAATGACAAAGAGAGTTTAGTAAAGTTTAGCCAACCATCTTTAGCCTGACTTATCAAAGAACATTCATCTCCGC carries:
- the st14 gene encoding suppressor of tumorigenicity 14 protein homolog translates to MSTVYKPARNGNENVVFITEERKSASKLKKTGLVVGGVVVVLVLAAVAGFLIWWFAVKPKILQQKKALEMISQRTIVFSGDMKLVDAPYKPEYEDPKSMEFRETAETLQDILNKTISEDAFLKKYYNRSVISAFSNGVVAYHWIRFDFPSSDLELLPKLTEERLLENLRRGVRLEGKRSMQAFTITDVTASITDPRMARNPSASTDCFFKLEATSSIKIFTSPGYPNQYPPQTRCQWQIRAPEGKAILIKFPFFYVQDSCSSDYVYIFDSLSTSAAHAITQYCGHRPPTNPLEVISSGNLMLVNLITDSPIQRPGFEARYSAIPIVTAQTCGGLLTNESGTFTSPHYPSFYPPMVDCNWTISVPIGMKIRVKFTMFRLKEPGVNIRVCSKDYVQINGTKYCGERSSLALNSNSNTMLITFHSDGSYTDKGFRAQYKAYDPQNPCPGQFTCATGFCISKELQCDGWNDCGDMSDEKKCQCEDDHFVCANGICKPKYSVCDQVNDCGDNSDEKGCTCGKNQLRCGDGTCLPQTVKCNGKKDCTDGSDEASCKESLGMCTDFTFTCGNGNCVNKLNAECDKVTDCSDGSDEKGCDCGQRPYKHNRIVGGQNADVGEWPWQVSLHYQTSGHVCGASIISNKWLLTAAHCFMTGDPVYRETENWMTYSGMNDQQREENTVQMRELKTIITHSDYNQMTFDNDIAVLELKEPLEFTSTVHPVCLPSSSHVFPPGMPCWVTGWGALREAGITAFVLQKAMVKIINDSVCDSITEGQVTSRMLCSGFLTGGVDACQGDSGGPLVCLSEANIWFQCGIVSWGEGCARRNKPGVYTRLTKFRQWIQEHTQV